The DNA window TTAACGCAACAAACTGATCGTAATCGACCAGCTTAACCCCATCAATCAGCTTATTCAGACTACGCGCCTTACAATCAGCGGCAATCGCATAGACTTCATGGTTAGCCAATGCCTGTTCAATTAAATCAGCCTTTGTGGTTCCGCTAACAGCAGCATTAACACCATCTTCC is part of the Gammaproteobacteria bacterium genome and encodes:
- the dsrH gene encoding sulfurtransferase complex subunit TusB, which codes for MLHTVNKSPFSNGALESCLRFLAADDVILLLEDGVNAAVSGTTKADLIEQALANHEVYAIAADCKARSLNKLIDGVKLVDYDQFVAL